The following proteins are encoded in a genomic region of Corylus avellana chromosome ca4, CavTom2PMs-1.0:
- the LOC132178173 gene encoding uncharacterized protein LOC132178173, with product MSRPTLESARDLPCIVGLGQTQAWVWPRPSRHGGSGQDPMLGLVETCGGSSRDPARSSISISSLAKKKKKHSLKRIAASTSITNQFQTFSSTIPKHHSRDSSNKPSSSSAGRNSKNPNDQWNDSWDMAWLPEDLSPKHRAPCETDVNFPPWTKAFVEDMNENWNQRRGSKAKQQDKQQRLKKQRIHTGLWVKEIEKQEEAKLGDSITGSWSQFFLSFSLPRQFVRLCKCSNSLTQYTYSMIISLFCTI from the exons ATGAGTAGACCCACGCTTGAGTCTGCCCGCGACCTGCCGTGCATCGTGGGTCTAGGCCAGACCCAGGCGTGGGTCTGGCCTAGACCCAGCCGTCACGGCGGGTCTGGCCAGGATCCCATGCTGGGTCTAGTCGAGACCTGCGGTGGGTCTAGCCGAGACCCAGCAAG ATCCTCCATTTCAATCTCAAgccttgcaaaaaaaaaaaaaaagcatagcCTTAAACGCATAGCAGCGTCCACCTCAATTACAAACCAATTTCAGACATTCTCTTCCACAATCCCAAAGCACCATTCTAGAGATTCCTCCAACAAACCGTCTTCTTCATCCGCCGGCCGCAACTCAAAAAATCCCAATGACCAATGGAACGACTCATGGGACATGGCTTGGCTGCCGGAGGACCTCTCGCCGAAGCACCGGGCTCCCTGTGAGACCGACGTGAATTTCCCTCCTTGGACCAAGGCGTTTGTGGAGGACATGAATGAGAATTGGAATCAGAGGAGAGGGTCCAAGGCCAAACAGCAAGATAAGCAACAGAGGTTGAAGAAGCAGAGGATTCACACCGGGTTGTGGGTAAAGGAGATTGAGAAGCAGGAGGAGGCCAAGTTGGGGGATTCCATCACGGGCAGCTggtcccaattttttttgtctttttccttgccacgtcagtttgtaagGCTTTGTAAGTGTAGCAATTCTCTTACTCAATATACATATTCTATGATAATTTCATTGTTTTGTACCATATAA